A window of the Candidatus Woesearchaeota archaeon genome harbors these coding sequences:
- a CDS encoding YdcF family protein, which translates to MTKALIILGCAPQKDSTPSLRLASRIELGKKLFKEETFDRVIFSGGPNKTPIPESTIMRALCPEMGGIEEDKSMNTYENIKNCIPLVKGCDEVHIVTSSFHVPRVKRIAKDMINARIVVHGAANHMTGLQELIATFKEKRKLRYYEKTHR; encoded by the coding sequence ATGACAAAAGCACTCATCATCCTTGGATGCGCACCACAAAAAGACAGCACACCATCCCTAAGACTTGCTTCACGCATAGAACTAGGAAAAAAACTCTTTAAAGAAGAAACCTTTGACAGGGTCATTTTCTCAGGAGGACCCAACAAAACACCCATTCCTGAGAGTACTATTATGCGCGCACTCTGCCCTGAAATGGGGGGAATTGAAGAAGATAAAAGTATGAACACTTATGAGAACATCAAAAACTGCATACCCCTTGTTAAAGGATGTGACGAAGTACATATCGTTACTTCCTCCTTTCACGTTCCCCGCGTCAAACGCATCGCAAAAGATATGATTAATGCTCGCATAGTGGTTCATGGAGCTGCAAATCACATGACGGGCTTACAAGAACTCATCGCAACATTCAAAGAAAAAAGAAAACTACGATACTACGAAAAAACACACCGGTAA
- a CDS encoding thiamine biosynthesis protein ThiS, whose translation MKLYIEKTGKKKELSFKGTLKELLALEGINPTTVVLIKNGEVVLEDEQVGDDDEVQLLSVISGG comes from the coding sequence ATGAAACTCTACATTGAAAAAACAGGAAAGAAAAAAGAACTCTCTTTCAAAGGAACACTCAAAGAACTCCTAGCCCTAGAAGGAATAAACCCCACCACTGTTGTTCTCATTAAAAACGGAGAAGTAGTTCTTGAAGACGAACAAGTAGGAGATGACGACGAAGTACAATTGTTGTCAGTAATATCAGGCGGATGA